Sequence from the Bacillota bacterium genome:
CGCATCTGAGGGGTCAGATATCCCGCAGGAAGTCTTGATCCATATTGCTCAGGAGATCCACTCCAACATCCGCGAACTCGAGGGCGCACTCATCCGCGTTCGGGCGTACGCAGGGCTCACTGGACGACAGATCACTCAGAGCCTCGCCGCTGAAGTTCTGAAGGACATGATCCCATCGTCACGTCCGAAGCAGATCTCCGTTGAGTTCATCCAGCGCGTTGTCGCAGACTACTTCAGCATAGAAGTCTCCGAGATGAGGGCAAAGAGCAGGGTGCGGAGCGTCTCCTTCCCCAGGCAGCTGGCCATGTACCTCACCCGCGAGCTCACCGAACTCTCCCTGCCCAAGATCGGAGAGGAATTCGGAGGGCGTGATCACACAACCGTGATCCACGCGTGTGAGAAGATCCAGCAGGATCTCAAAGGCGATGCTTCCCTCAACGCCACCGTGAAG
This genomic interval carries:
- a CDS encoding chromosomal replication initiator protein DnaA codes for the protein QEEFFHTFNSLYEAGKQIVITSDRPPKEIATLESRLRSRFEWGLITDIQAPDLETRIAILRKKAASEGSDIPQEVLIHIAQEIHSNIRELEGALIRVRAYAGLTGRQITQSLAAEVLKDMIPSSRPKQISVEFIQRVVADYFSIEVSEMRAKSRVRSVSFPRQLAMYLTRELTELSLPKIGEEFGGRDHTTVIHACEKIQQDLKGDASLNATVKEIVARLQNG